From the Nerophis lumbriciformis linkage group LG05, RoL_Nlum_v2.1, whole genome shotgun sequence genome, the window accagacctatgtaagcgtcaatatataccttgatgttgcagaaaaaagaccatatattttttttaaccaatttccaaactctaaatgggtgaattttggcggattaaacgcctttctattattcgctctcggagcgatgacgtcacaacgtgacgtcacatcgggaagcaatccgccattttctcaaacacattacaaacaccgagtcaaatcagctctgttattttccgttttttcgactgttttccgtaccttggagacatcatgcctcgtcggtgtgttgtcggagggtgtaacaacacgaacagggacggattcaagttgcaccagtggcccaaagatgcgaaagtggcaagaaattggacgtttgttccgcacactttacagacgaaagctatgctacgacagagatggcatagaagaatatcgaccctagcttccctggcctgctgacatcaactccaaaactggacagatcagctttcaggaaaagagagcggatgagggtatgtctacagaatatattaattgatgaaaactgggctgtctgcactctcaaagtgcatgttgttgccaaatgtatttcatatgctgtaaacctaattAATatgtgttagtttcctttaatgccaaacacataCCAACACATCgccagaaggcgatcgccgaattcgtcctcgctttctcccgtgtcgctggctgtcgtgtcgtttttgtcggtttcgcttgcatacggttcaaaccgatatggctcaatagcttcagtttcttcttcaatttcgttttcgctacctgcctccacactacaaccatccgtttcaatacatgcgtaatctgttgaatcgcttaagccgctgaaatccgagtctgaatccgagctaatgtcgctatagcttgctgttctatccgccatgtttgtttgtattggcatcactgtgtgacgtcacaggaaaatggacgggtgtatataacgatggttaaaatcaggcactttgaagctttttttagggatattgcgtgatgggtaaaattttgaaaaaaacttaaaaataaaaaagccactgggaactgatttttaatggttttaacccttctgaaattgtgataatgttcccctttaaataagttgaaaaactgaTTCGGGTGTTTCCatgtagtggtcaattgtacggaatatgtactgtactgtgcaatctactaatacaagtctcaatcaatcaatcaatcaatcaatcaatcaatcaatcaatcaaaccacttTCTAGTTGGCAGTTACCAACAACGACCAGCAGAGGGGGCCAGCATTTTGGGTTCGGTTCCGTTGGCTCACCTGCTCAGTCTGCAGGCTGCTCCCTTCGCCGTAGCGGCACCACGTGACGAAATGCTCGCAATTGTTCCACAACAGGCTGTACGGGGTGCTGCCCAGCAAGCGCTCCGCCCGCCGCGCCGCTTCCTCGCCGGGCAGCGCGGGCCGGCTCACGGCCGCGTCCATTGCGTTGAGCAGGACGCGCGCGCCGTACGCGAAGTCCTCCACGGAGTCCACGCGGACGCTCGCGCGCTTGGCGAGCACACCCAGGAGCAGGCGCGCGTTGGTCACCTTGCGGCGGAGGAGGCGCGCGTCCGACGTGACGGCGGGGAGTATGTCCGGGATGAGGTGCGCCACACGGTCGTCGCCCAGGTAGATGCCGAAGTGCGTGAAGAGCGTGCGCGGGACCTCCAGCAGGTCGCCGCGCCGTAGCACGGCGGCTCGAGAGGGATGCGCGTGCGCGACGTGACGTGCACACGGAGAAGaagacaagaaggagacgaagaagtAGAAGAACTTCTCCAGAAAGAAGGTGAGCGTGTCCAACATGACGACCCGCGCTACTCCAGTCCTACACGCACACTGGAGAGCAaaattttggggggtgggggggatttgGGGGGGCTCAGGCGTCCTGACGTCACGGCAGCCCACAAGGAAGGATGAAAAAAGTTCTTTTTGGGCTGAGCTGATCATGTGATCATTTTAGTATGTTGGCTGGATCCACTTTTTACTGTACTAGCGCAtgttaatatgtgtatatgttacttATACAGTATGTTATATGTTGGACACATGTGTACTAGTGCAtgttaatatgtgtatatgttacttATACAGCATGTTATATGTTGGACACATGTGTACTATAGTGCAtgttaatatgtgtatatgttacaGTATGTTATATGTTGGACACATGTGTACTAGTGCAtgttaatatgtgtatatgttactcatacAGTATGTTATATGTTGGACACATGTGTACTAGCACATGTTaaaatgtgtatatgttactTATACACTATATATGTTGGACACATGTGTACTAGCGCATGGTAATACGtgtatatgtcatacttgccaaccttgagacctccgatttcgggaggtggggggtggggggcgtggtcgggggtggggcggggtcgtggttgggggcgtggctaagaggggaggagtatatttacagctagaattcaccaagtcaagtatttcatatatatatatatatatatatatatatatatatatatatatatatatatatatatatatatatatatatatatatataagaaatacttgactctcagtgaattctagctatgtatatatatatatatatatatatatatatatatatatatatatatatatatatatgtatgtatatatatatatatatatatatatatatatatatatatatctatatatatatatatatatatatctatatatatatatatataacgaataaatacttgaatttcagtgttcatttatttacacatacacacacataacactcatctactcattgttgagttaagggttgaattgtccatccttgttctattctctgtcactatttttctaaccatgctgaacaccctctctgatgatgcattgctgtgtggcacgcacaaaagtgctttcatcaaatgcactagagtctggaatcttccatctctccctagcatggcccaaaatcggtcaatctttgcttcctgaggaagatcttcactgccaagcacttggtagtccactacttcttcccggaggctattcaggtccaatcgcagctgcggcttggaacttacaagcgtatttcttcatcttactcatcgttggcgtcgccacggctgtatcttcctcgttcttctgcttcgtctccttgttgtgtgcgcagttgtgcactgcactctctaaaagccgtatatgttattgtcacatatgcatgtacagtagatggcagtattgtcctgtttaagagtgtcacaacattgctgtttacagcagacgaactgctttacggtagacgaaaacgtgactgctgttgttgtgtgttgttaccgcgctgggaggacgttaatgaaactgcctcacaataaacccacataagaaaccaagaactcgccctcgatcattctacagttataacgtgattgggcaggcacgctgtttatattgtgggaaggcggacgtgaaaacaggctcactcaggtctgcatggagctggagggggcgtggcctccagccccgcctgaatttcgtgagatcttcgggagaaaatttgtcccgggaggtttttgggagaggcgctgaatttcgggagtctaccggaaaatccgggagggttggcaagtagggTATATGTTACTTATACAGTATGTTATATGTTGGACACATGTGTACTAGCGCAtgttaatatgtgtatatgttacttATACAGTATGTTATATGTT encodes:
- the LOC133606547 gene encoding lecithin retinol acyltransferase-like; this encodes MLDTLTFFLEKFFYFFVSFLSSSPCARHVAHAHPSRAAVLRRGDLLEVPRTLFTHFGIYLGDDRVAHLIPDILPAVTSDARLLRRKVTNARLLLGVLAKRASVRVDSVEDFAYGARVLLNAMDAAVSRPALPGEEAARRAERLLGSTPYSLLWNNCEHFVTWCRYGEGSSLQTEQFCQWLKSLIRDQRNVVLAALLGLLYLACLGVSSSTTLPAIFIPFTLWMAS